The window TTACCGTCGCCCATATATATAGCTACATGGTGAATCGGGGAATAAAAAAATACAAGATCACCAGGCTGCAGTTCATCTCTTGATACGTAGGTTCCAACCGTCGATTGTTGTTTCGAAGAACGGGGCAGGGAGATTCCATGTTGCTTAAAGACAAATTGCGTAAATGAAGAACAGTCGAAAGAACTCGTAATCCCTGATTCAGCCCCGTACTCATAACGAACACCCTGATACTTCAATCCCGTTTCAATAATCTGATCAGCAATGCTGGAAGAGACGGGGCTCGCAGGAGCTGTAGTTGTTGCTGCATAGGCAGTGCTGCTGTTCCCGGTGAATCCGGTTCCGGCAGTTAGTAAGGCTGCTCCTAAACTAATTCCGAGCGTAAAGTTGCGGAAACGTCTTTTGTGAGTTGTATTCATGTGTTACTTCCTGTTGTTGCAGTCTGGTCTATCACCTGAATCAACCCTAACATAGATTTTCTTAACATAAATTGCTAAGGACCGTGATAGCACGGTGCCCGCAAGGCTTTTAAGCCATTTATTAAAAAACGATGACAATCTTGTCATAAGTTTTTGTTGACATGTGTTAATCCTTATTAAAGAGCTCTTTCTGATTGTTCTCGCGGAACCTACGGGGAGATTCTCCAATGACTCTGGTGAAGAGGATGGAAAAATAATTGGGATTGTCGTACCCGACCATTTTGGCGATCTCCCAGACCTTTTTGTTCGTACTGGCGAGCAGTCTCATCGCTTCACCCATACGGCGCTGAATTAAGTAGTTGATCGGTGAAATGCCGAAGTTGTTCTTATAGATGTGCGCCAGATAATACGAGTCGATATGGAAGAGGTGCGCCAGATCCTTAAGCGTCAGCTTGCGTCTGTAGTTCGTATCTAAATATTCTTTGATCTGATTGGCCAGCGGAGCTTTTTCTTCCTTCTCCGTACGGTGCTGAGAAAGAATCATTCGCTCAAGCAGCAGTAGGATAGCTTCTAATAAATGCTGTGAGATCCGTTCATAACCGCTATTGCGCAGTGAAAACTCGCCAAATAACGTACGCATCAGCAGCGACAGCTCATTGGAATAATGGTTCGCACGGATGACCGGCTCCCTGGCCGGATGAATCACCCAGTCGCGCTGCTCGGCAATCGGGGCATTGAAGCGGAACCCGCAATAATAGGTGAACAACGGTTTCTCAGGATCGGACTGCTCCTCATGCAAAATTCCCCGATTATAGATCAGAACATCGCCTTTTCCTGCCGTATAACCTTTGCCGTCGATGACAAACGAACCGATCCCATCCTCGATAAAAATAATTTCATGAAGATCCTCATGTTTATGAAGTGCAAATTTCCACTCCGGGTTATCACTCAGCTTGCCTGCATAGATCAGCTGGCCGTTGTATGCCGAGGAATTATGGTTTAACAAAAAGGTACCGCTGTCCGGCATAGGTCTCCCACTCTCAATCCATCTAAATTGAATAACTATTCTAATGACAAGATATATCATGTTTTATAGAAAGACAACAATAACCTTTATTGTTCCCTGTCCGGTTCATTTGTAAAATTGATTTGAGCAGAAGGGCAGAGATCAAGCGAAGGGATGTGATGAGGTATTGATACCTAACCACGCAGTTCTCCGGCGTACATGGGAAGAAGTGGGATATATCCGCGTACCCAAAGCAGTTCCGTTTTTCTATGTGCTGCGGTATGCAGCTTGGAGGCAGATGGAGTGCCAGCCGCTGACCGGCTCACATTATCATCATCAATCCATCTGGGACATCCGCTCTATGCCGGAGATTTATTCCGCATTCGCCGTAATTCTGAACTCTCCGGCACTCTGGGCAGAATTATGTAAGCCGGAATCCGCGGATGCCCTGGGGCTCTTATCCGTTAACATAAACGGCAGTAGCGTAACCCTTCAAGAGGAGGAGCAAATTGTTGTTCTTGAAGCCAAACTGGCAGAACTGATCATTCTGGACCAGCGCCGTTTCCGGATAATCGGCCAGCATGAGCCGCACTGGCTGCTGCTCGGATATGTTCCCGCTCAGGAGAATAATTCCGGCTTAGTCAAACAGAGGGAACAGGCGTATCTTGCAGGGCAGGCAACACCGGTATTTCTGACGGAGCTTGGACAAAAGCTGCTTGGACTGCATCGATGGTGAACATACAATTTAGTATTGGAGGAATATTAACATGTGGATTTTACTCGGTGTATTGATCTGGTTGTTTTTATGCGGAACGATAGTCGTCACTGCGGGCTATGCTGTATCTGTGGATGAAAAAGAGCAATATATATAATCATTTATGAAAGAGGGTACTATGAAGACTGTCAATGAACGCGGCTTAGTTTTTCCCTTTACCTTTATGGCTTTTTTGCTCGGGACTACCGAGTACATCATTGTGGGCCTGTTATCCGAGATAGCAGCTTCACTCCGGATTACGCTACAAGAGATTTTGCCTCATCACTGAACCCTGTTGCAGCCAATACCGGCATAGCCGGTGGTTCGGCACTTGCGGACTGGTTGTGGGTGCCGGTGGTTTAGCAGCGCTGCCTTGGGCAGCAGCATGTATCGCATTGTCAGCATTTGCGGTAACCTCAATTAGTTACCGACTTAAATTGAAGTCGGCTTCCCGTAAAGTGCATACTGCTGTTACCTAGAATACTTTCTGATGATCGAGGCGAATAAGGATCGCGGATAATCTTATTAAATTCCTGTACAAGGGAGCTTCTACAGCGGGTAACGGCTGCTTGGAAGCTCCCTTATTTTTACTGCTGGAATCTTAATGCAATCTTAATGCCAGGGTCAAAGTTGTAATACTACGCTGATTTTGTGCATGCTATACTAGCTAACAGCAACTCTATTGTCAGAAAGGGGCTTAACATGGCACCTCACCGAACCGGCGCTGCTGTCCTGATGGAGCAGACTTCAGGGAACCCGGCAGAGAAAAAACGCGGCAGGTTAAAAATCTTTTTTGGATATGCCGAGGGGGTTGGCAAGACCTGTGCCATGCTGTATGCCGCTCTTGAGGAGCAGAAGGAGGGTACGGATGTCGTCGCCGGATACATTGAGGCCCATCACCGTCCGGAAACAGCGGCTCTTGCGGATGGTCTGGAACGGCTTCCATTGCTGGGGCTTCCCTCAAAAACAGCCGTAATCCGTGAATTTGATCTGGATCAGGCGATCCGCAGACGGCCGGACCTGATTCTGCTGGATGAACTGGCTCATCATAACGCTGCCGGCTGCCGGCACAAAAAAAGATACCAGGATGTCGAGGAGCTGCTGCGGTCGGGAATTAACGTATATACAACAATCAATGTCCAGCATATAGAAAGCCTGCATGATGTTGTTTCAGCAATTACCGGCAACCCCGTAACTGAACGCATACCGGATAGTGTATTTGACAGTGCGGATCAGATCGAACTCGTCGACATTCCACCCGATGATCTGATTGAACGTCTGAACAAAGGAAAGCTCTATCCTGGTGAGCAGGGGGAAGAGGCGGCCGGATCTCCTGTATTTGTCAAAAACAAGCTAATCGCCTTGCGGGAAATCGCATTACGTTATACCGCGGATCAGCTGAACCGTATCGCTCAGCGATACAGTGAAAGGGCGAATAAGAATACTTATAACACAGCAGATCATATTCTAGTCTGTCTGTCTTCCGCTGCCTCAAGTAAAAAGGTAATCCGCACAGCAGCTAGGATGGCTGAAGCTTTCCGCGGATCTTTTACGGCACTCTATGTAGAAACGCCAAAAACCAAAGACCTCACACCCAAAAGCAAGGCGGAGCTCAGAGAAAATCTGCGGCTCGCCGAACAGCTTGGTGCGCAGCTTGCCACGGTATATGGTGAAGATGTCTCTGGTCAGATTGCGGAATATGCCAAATCAAGCCGGGTCACCAAGATTGTGATCGGCCGTTCCCAGAGCAGTAAAAAAAGATGGCTCACTAAAACCAGTCTGGTAGATAAGCTGACTGCGCTGGCACCAAATATTGATATACACATTATTCCCGATACCCAACCGGCTCCCTATAACAGATTTCCGGCCTATGTGAAGCCGCGCCTCTCACTGGCAGACACCTTGAAGACGATCGGGATTCTGACGGTTTGCACCTTAATCGGACTGTGGTTTCAATTTCTAGGATTCCGGGAAGCGAATATCATTACGGTGTACATTTTGGGAGTTCTGCTGAATGCTATGGTTACCAGCGGCAGGCTTTACAGTGCGATAACTTCGATCTTAAGCGTGCTTGTCTTCAACTTTTTCTTCACTAAGCCTTATTTCTCTTTAGAAGCGCATGATTCCGGGTATCCGGTTACCTTTCTGGTCATGCTGCTGGCTTCTATTATAAGCAGTACACTTACCATGCGGATCAAGGAACAGGCGCGCCAATCTGCGCAAAAAGCGTACCGGACTGAAGTACTCTTAGAGACAAGCCGTAAGCTGCAGCAGGCGGAGGGTGCCCCGGCGATCGTCAATGAAACTGCAATCCAAATGGTGAAGCTGCTGGACCGGACGGTCATATTCTACCCCGTGGAGCAGGACAACTTAGCCGAGCCGCTTATTTTTCCAAAGTTAGAATCAGCGGTAAATCCCCGGGCATATACCGGTGTGAACGAATGGGCTGTTGCAGATTGGGTGTACAAGAACAATAAGCGGGCCGGAGCAACCACGGATACCTTTTCGGCTGCCAGTTGTCTGTACCATGCCGTCCGTGGCGGGGATACCGTATTCGCAGTAGCTGCCATTGTGATGGACCAGGAAGAGCCATTGGAAATTTTCGAGAAAAGCCTTATGATTGCCATGCTCGGAGAATGTGCGCTCGCACTGGAGAAAGAGCTGCTGAATGAGCGGCAAAAGGAAATCTCGCTGCAAATCCAGCAGGAACAGCTGCGCGCCAATCTGCTGCGGGGGATCTCCCATGATCTGCGTACGCCGCTTACCAGTATTTCCGGTAATGCCGGAATTCTTATGGGAAACTCTATGGTGTTGAGCGAGGAACAGAAAACAGGCTTGTACACGGATATATATGACGACTCCATGTGGCTGATCAACCTGGTGGAGAATTTACTGTCCATTACGCGGATTGACAATGGCAGCTTAAATCTGAATTTTCAGGCGGAGCTGCTGGAAGAGGTTATTGCTGAAGCGCTGATGCATGTTAACCGCAACAGTGTAGAGCACACTATTCAAACGATGCTGGAAGATGAGCTGCTAATGGCCAAAATGGATTCCCGGCTGATTGTTCAGGTTCTCATTAATTTAGTGGACAACGCAATCAAATATACTCAAGCCGGTTCGAAAATCATTGTGTCGGCGAGACGCGAACAACAACGGGTAAGGGTCGAAATATCCGATAACGGCCCCGGGATATCTGAGGAAGCCAAGAGCAAGCTGTTTGATATGTTTTATACGGCAGACAATCAACGCGGAGACAGCCGCCGCGGCTTGGGGCTGGGGCTGTCACTGTGCAAATCGATAGTGCATGCTCATGGAGGTACAATTGAAGTAAAGAATAATGTTCCGCAGGGCACGGTGTTCAGCTTCACCCTGCAGGCTGAGGAGGTGAATGTTCATGAATAAACCATTGATTCTTGTTGTAGAGGATGACAAGCCGATCCGCAAGCTGATTACGACCACGCTGGAGACACAAGGCTACAAATATCATACAGCTGAGACCGGCGAAGCATCGATCTTAGAGGCGGTGTCCCATCAGCCGGATATAATGATTCTGGATTTGGGGCTGCCGGATATGGATGGTGTGGACATTATCAAAAAAGTCCGGTCCTGGTCGAATATTCCCATTATTGTTGTCAGCGCACGCAGCGAGGACCGTGACAAAATTGATGCACTGGATGCAGGTGCAGATGATTATCTGACAAAACCGTTCAGTGTGGAGGAGCTGCTCGCCCGGCTGCGGGTCAGTCTGCGGCGTATCCGCTATGACAGTGACAAGCTGCAGAAGGATGCGTCGGTTTTTACCAACGGGAATTTAAAAATCGATTATGCCGCAGGCTGCGTATGGATGGAACAGGAAGAAATCCACCTGACCCCGATTGAATATAAGCTGCTGTGTCTGCTGGCCAAGAACGCAGGCAAAGTATTGACGCATAATTATATCCTGAAGGAAATCTGGGGCAGTCACACCTATGATATCCCTGCCCTGCGTGTATTTATGGCGACTCTGCGCAAAAAAATCGAAAAATCACCTTCGCAGTCTAAGATCATCCAGACCCACATCGGAGTCGGCTACAGGATGCTGCAGGCAGGAGAAGATAGCAGAGTTATCTGATTTTTTCAAAATTAATATCAATATGAGATGAGCCATGTTCTTCCGGGAGCATGGTTTTTTTGCTGTTGCTTCATCTCTTAATGCAATCTATATTCCCTCGCGGTAACCCTAATCCAGTACTAACGGCCAGAGTGGTACGCTGAACAGGAAGAATATTGCACAGCAGAAGGGGTCTTATTGATGAATGAATGGCTGCAAAATATCGGTCTATTCTCCGTGGTACTGTTACTGCTCTATACCATTAAGAAAGGTTATGATCAATACGACTTAAAAGGGATAGGTGATTATGAGGATGTTGAAGTCACGAGGCAGGCTGAGGAAGTGGTCCAGAGTCTCCGCTCACGCAAATCTTAATGCAATCTTAATTCTGTCAGATTAACCCTAACCCTGAACTAATGGCAGGGGTGTTAAGCTGAAAATCAGAAAGAGATGCTAAAGAGACAGATCATGATGGAGAGGAATGGTGAGGACGATGATGGACGTGTATATGGTAGCAGTGCTCGCTGTAATATTCGGAGTTTTCTACGCATTTGCACAGTGGTGCGGGCATGTGGCTGAGGACAAGGGAGGGACAGAGTTATGACAGTGGTATTAACAGTAACTCTTCTGTTGTTTCTGTATCTGGTATACGCCTTGATTCATCCGGAGAAATTCTAATTAACTAGAGCTATATATTAAGGAGGGTCATTCGTGGGCATTGTGCAAATTATCGTAGTCATTGCCATACTGCTGCTGCTGGTAAAACCGGCAGGTACTTATTTATATCATGTATTCTCAAATGAACCGAACAAGACAGACCGCATTTTCGGCGGTGTCGAACGCGGGATCTTCAAACTAAGCGGCCTTAACAAGCGGGACGGAATGTCGTGGAAAACCTATGCCATAAGCTTTTTGACGACTAACATTGTACTGGTTGCCTTCGGTTACATCGTTCTCCGGTTACAGGCGGGCCTGCCGCTCAATCCAAACGGGACATCCGGAATGGAACAGACGCTTACTTTTAACACAGTGATCAGTTTTATTACCAACACCAATCTGCAGCATTACAGCGGGGAGACAGGACTTTCTTATTTCTCGCAGATGGCTGTAATCACGATGTTCATGTTTACTTCTGCTGCCAGCGGTTTTTCTGTAGCTGTAGCTTTTGTCAGAGGGATTACCGGAAGAAGTTCTCTGGGGAATTTCTTCGAAGACTTTGTCAAGGCGATTACCCGGGTGTTTCTGCCGCTTGCACTGCTTATTACCCTGGTGCTGGTTGGATTGCAGGTTCCGCAGACTTTGAAGCCTACGATTCAGTTAACAACGTTAGAAGGTCAAGTGCAGCAGATTGCTACAGGTCCGGTCGCTTCACTGGAATCGATCAAACATCTGGGTACCAACGGCGGCGGATTCTTCGGAGCCAACTCGGCGCATCCGTTCGAGAACCCGTCACCGCTCACGAATGTAATCGAAATCCTGTCGATGTGGATGCTGCCGGCAGCACTTCCCTATATGTACGGATTGTTCGCCAAAAACAAACGGCAGGGCTGGGGAATTTTCGCTGCCATGATGACACTGTTCGTACTGCTGCTGTCGCTTAACTATTATGCGGAGAGCAGCGGGAATCCTGCGATAAATGCGATGGGAATCGATGCTTCACAGGGCAGCATGGAGGGAAAAGAGGTACGCTTCGGCATACCG of the Paenibacillus pedocola genome contains:
- a CDS encoding helix-turn-helix transcriptional regulator, which produces MPDSGTFLLNHNSSAYNGQLIYAGKLSDNPEWKFALHKHEDLHEIIFIEDGIGSFVIDGKGYTAGKGDVLIYNRGILHEEQSDPEKPLFTYYCGFRFNAPIAEQRDWVIHPAREPVIRANHYSNELSLLMRTLFGEFSLRNSGYERISQHLLEAILLLLERMILSQHRTEKEEKAPLANQIKEYLDTNYRRKLTLKDLAHLFHIDSYYLAHIYKNNFGISPINYLIQRRMGEAMRLLASTNKKVWEIAKMVGYDNPNYFSILFTRVIGESPRRFRENNQKELFNKD
- a CDS encoding sensor histidine kinase KdpD gives rise to the protein MAPHRTGAAVLMEQTSGNPAEKKRGRLKIFFGYAEGVGKTCAMLYAALEEQKEGTDVVAGYIEAHHRPETAALADGLERLPLLGLPSKTAVIREFDLDQAIRRRPDLILLDELAHHNAAGCRHKKRYQDVEELLRSGINVYTTINVQHIESLHDVVSAITGNPVTERIPDSVFDSADQIELVDIPPDDLIERLNKGKLYPGEQGEEAAGSPVFVKNKLIALREIALRYTADQLNRIAQRYSERANKNTYNTADHILVCLSSAASSKKVIRTAARMAEAFRGSFTALYVETPKTKDLTPKSKAELRENLRLAEQLGAQLATVYGEDVSGQIAEYAKSSRVTKIVIGRSQSSKKRWLTKTSLVDKLTALAPNIDIHIIPDTQPAPYNRFPAYVKPRLSLADTLKTIGILTVCTLIGLWFQFLGFREANIITVYILGVLLNAMVTSGRLYSAITSILSVLVFNFFFTKPYFSLEAHDSGYPVTFLVMLLASIISSTLTMRIKEQARQSAQKAYRTEVLLETSRKLQQAEGAPAIVNETAIQMVKLLDRTVIFYPVEQDNLAEPLIFPKLESAVNPRAYTGVNEWAVADWVYKNNKRAGATTDTFSAASCLYHAVRGGDTVFAVAAIVMDQEEPLEIFEKSLMIAMLGECALALEKELLNERQKEISLQIQQEQLRANLLRGISHDLRTPLTSISGNAGILMGNSMVLSEEQKTGLYTDIYDDSMWLINLVENLLSITRIDNGSLNLNFQAELLEEVIAEALMHVNRNSVEHTIQTMLEDELLMAKMDSRLIVQVLINLVDNAIKYTQAGSKIIVSARREQQRVRVEISDNGPGISEEAKSKLFDMFYTADNQRGDSRRGLGLGLSLCKSIVHAHGGTIEVKNNVPQGTVFSFTLQAEEVNVHE
- a CDS encoding response regulator — translated: MNKPLILVVEDDKPIRKLITTTLETQGYKYHTAETGEASILEAVSHQPDIMILDLGLPDMDGVDIIKKVRSWSNIPIIVVSARSEDRDKIDALDAGADDYLTKPFSVEELLARLRVSLRRIRYDSDKLQKDASVFTNGNLKIDYAAGCVWMEQEEIHLTPIEYKLLCLLAKNAGKVLTHNYILKEIWGSHTYDIPALRVFMATLRKKIEKSPSQSKIIQTHIGVGYRMLQAGEDSRVI
- the kdpF gene encoding K(+)-transporting ATPase subunit F — encoded protein: MTVVLTVTLLLFLYLVYALIHPEKF
- the kdpA gene encoding potassium-transporting ATPase subunit KdpA, translating into MGIVQIIVVIAILLLLVKPAGTYLYHVFSNEPNKTDRIFGGVERGIFKLSGLNKRDGMSWKTYAISFLTTNIVLVAFGYIVLRLQAGLPLNPNGTSGMEQTLTFNTVISFITNTNLQHYSGETGLSYFSQMAVITMFMFTSAASGFSVAVAFVRGITGRSSLGNFFEDFVKAITRVFLPLALLITLVLVGLQVPQTLKPTIQLTTLEGQVQQIATGPVASLESIKHLGTNGGGFFGANSAHPFENPSPLTNVIEILSMWMLPAALPYMYGLFAKNKRQGWGIFAAMMTLFVLLLSLNYYAESSGNPAINAMGIDASQGSMEGKEVRFGIPQSALFTTVTTAATTGSVNNMHDTQTPLGSITPLALMMLNNVFGGKGVGLVNMLMYAILAVFLCGLMVGRTPEFLGRKIEAREMKLIAVAILIHPLIILVPTAASFLTDLGQGAISNPGYHGLTQVLYEYVSSAANNGSGFEGLADNNTFWNMMTGVVMLLGRYVSVIALLAVAGSLLRKQPVPETIGTFRTDNGLFTGILIATVLIIGALTFLPVVVLGPIAEHLTLR